One Watersipora subatra chromosome 4, tzWatSuba1.1, whole genome shotgun sequence genomic window carries:
- the LOC137393097 gene encoding 26S proteasome non-ATPase regulatory subunit 12-like, translating into MADEGKLQKMEVDYSTTVDEKIPQCDQLAKLGNVAEAVETLLGLEKLTRTAADMHSTAKLLVAVVRLCYEAKDYTALNENIILLTKRRGQLKQAVTKMIQEAFTYVGQIQDMDTKLKLIDTLISVTAGKIYVEIERARLTRILASIREEQGNIKEAANVLQELQVETFGSMEKKEKVEFILEQMRLCLAKKDYIRTSIISKKINTRFFTTSSDVDELKLKYYRQMIELNEQEGQYLEMCKHFRAIYQTKIVQDNDADKKMALKCVVLCIILAPYDNEQADLIHRIKEEKSLEDIPLYRDLLKLFTTTELMRWQHLCTTYETLLRSGLKDDPCTPMFIPGTTLGDGRWTDLKHRVVEHNIRVMAKYYTRVTIVRMAELLDLTSDETEEFLSKLVVKKTVSAKINRLSGIIQFASSKNPNDILDDWSRNIQELMNLVKKSTHLITKEEMVNKLQR; encoded by the exons ATGGCTGACGAAGGAAAATTGCAGAAAATGGAAGTGGATTATAGCACCACTGTGGACGAAAAGATTCCTCAATGTGATCAACTAGCTAAA CTGGGAAATGTGGCAGAAGCAGTCGAAACACTACTTGGCCTTGAAAAGCTTACAAGAACTGCAGCTGACATGCATTCTACTGCAAAACTTTTGGTGGCAGTTGTGAGGCTTTGCTATGAGGCCAAAGATTATACAGCTTTGAATgagaatattattttattgactaAACGGAGAGGACAGCTGAAACAG GCTGTAACTAAGATGATCCAAGAAGCCTTCACATATGTTGGACAAATTCAAGATATGGATACAAAATTGAAGTTGATTGACACTCTCATATCGGTGACTGCTGGGAAG ATATACGTTGAGATTGAGCGAGCCAGGTTGACTAGAATTCTAGCTAGTATCAGAGAGGAGCAAGGGAACATAAAAGAGGCAGCCAATGTCCTTCAAGAGCTACAA GTCGAAACATTTGGCTCGAtggagaaaaaagaaaaagtagagTTCATACTGGAGCAGATGAGACTCTGCCTTGCTAAAAAGGACTACATCAGGACCTCGATAATCAGCAAGAAAATCAACACTCGCTTCTTTACCACAAGCAGCGATGTTGAC GAGCTGAAACTCAAGTACTACAGGCAAATGATTGAGTTGAATGAGCAGGAGGGACAATACCTTGAGATGTGCAAGCATTTTAGAGCCATCTATCAAACAAAGATTGTGCAGGATAATGACGCTGATAAAAAAATG GCGTTGAAGTGTGTGGTACTCTGCATTATCTTGGCTCCATACGATAATGAACAGGCAGACCTCATACATCGTATCAAAGAAGAAAAATCATTGGAAGATATTCCTTTATACAG AGATCTTCTGAAACTATTCACTACAACTGAGCTTATGAGGTGGCAGCACCTCTGCACAACATATGAAACACTCCTCCGCTCTGGCCTCAAGGATGATCCATGCACTCCTATGTTCATTCCTGGCACGACCCTCGGAGATGGCAGATGGACTGATCTCAAGCATAGGGTTGTTGAACAC AATATCCGTGTTATGGCTAAATATTACACACGAGTAACGATTGTAAGAATGGCGGAGCTGCTCGATCTTACCTCAGAT GAAACAGAAGAGTTTTTGTCAAAGCTTGTTGTGAAGAAGACAGTCTCGGCAAAGATAAACAGGCTCAGTGGCATCATTCAATTTGCTAGTAGCAAAAATCCCAATGATATATTGGATGACTGGTCTCGGAACATTCAAGAACTCATGAATCTAGTTAAGAAGTCGACACATTTGATCACAAAAGAGGAAATGGTGAACAAGTTGCAAAGATGA